A portion of the Sabethes cyaneus chromosome 3, idSabCyanKW18_F2, whole genome shotgun sequence genome contains these proteins:
- the LOC128744216 gene encoding uncharacterized protein LOC128744216 produces MYCDKKRRLLTSVVIFIGTLQATDAFGWNWIWPFTTTTSTTQATAASSGASSSNYAISIGNRENTNAETVDYGTNISNLQINLARFNGTSIGSGTAVQDALSRLINSVTHEYRTQSEGSVARRLALIQDTISQAHHYATELREGQIKNLLTAFAKDTRASVNELNQTVRNCLEREVQVEDVIQSVVDRSQDGCIETRMRLLYELHNTVRNNLTNFLNAAEDVEDLLGPCVDDVQDYFDDEMSDLQKVACIASVLLKTQTETYRLDFTINQLTADADPLLGVARANLLQCAAGLASYAFEASLGLRQWINFCSNRVN; encoded by the exons ATGTATTGTGACAAAAAACGGCGACTGTTGACTTCCGTTGTAATCTTTATCGGGACCCTTCAAGCTACCGATGCTTTTGGATGGAATTGGATTTGGCCTTTCACAACCACAACGTCCACCACGCAAGCTACGGCAGCGAGTTCCGGAGCCAGCAGTTCTAATTATGCCATCTCGATCGGAAATCGAGAAAATACCAACGCCGAAACGGTAGACTACGGGACAAATATCAGCAACCTTCAGATCAATCTTGCCCGGTTTAACGGAACGTCTATCGGTAGCGGGACAGCCGTGCAGGATGCATTGAGTAGGTTGATCAATTCGGTTACGCACGAGTATAGAACCCAGTCGGAAGGATCAGTTGCTAGGCGGCTGGCGTTGATTCAGGATACTATTAGCCAAGCGCATCATTACGCGACCGAATTGAGGGAAGGTCAGATCAAAAATTTGCTAACTGCATTTGCCAAAGATACGCGCGCAAGTGTGAACGAGCTTAACCAAACCGTTCGGAACTGTCTGGAGAGGGAAGTCCAGGTGGAAGATGTCATCCAGTCGGTAGTCGATCGCAGTCAGGATGGTTGCATCGAAACTCGAATGCGGCTACTGTACGAACTGCATAATACAGTTAGGAATAACTTGACCAACTTTTTGAACGCTGCCGAAGATGTGGAGGACCTTTTGGGGCCCTGTGTCGATGATGTTCAGGACTATTTCGACGATGAAATGAGTGACCTGCAAAAAGTGGCGTGTATTGCTTCG GTCCTACTGAAAACGCAAACTGAAACGTATAGGTTGGATTTTACGATTAACCAGCTGACGGCGGATGCGGATCCTTTGCTGGGTGTTGCCAGAGCTAATCTTTTACAATGTGCTGCAGGTTTGGCTTCATATGCTTTTGAGGCATCACTGGGTCTTCGTCAATGGATTAACTTCTGTAGCAATCGAGTGAATTGA
- the LOC128744210 gene encoding uncharacterized protein LOC128744210: MAEYRRNKITSRRILALLVLAISSLTIAFPRNVVISIGNRHNTRAGLVDSGTNISGLTIKIARWWTVSSAGTNSTEILDPIVSDNTITIQIGHVNSTSNSTSEHSRRKRGILSIPTPTIPAVSKVFQPPAIPSIPIPIINGSHVSINGNSIPLPDSISNIPGSQGFELPWQFLERVVTKQLLPIGTLDPLVKLLATQYNALAKPTIDATLNILDEIETYASNVTTSGLSTIDSVVYEGTRSVIQTYNSLTNGGKSCVGVFPEDAGLRVSKKATDCVRDRWNELVAIVDQFRNLVGETSDSFSGWLNKLAACNASAFANESPQDQETAQRRCYVQATAEVSIKMLIGYPLRWSQLTIRIVRAVNEFEPQVAICGAGVGVEVASITAEYSVKLGLCQMIP; the protein is encoded by the exons ATGGCTGAGTATCGTCGAAATAAAATTACTAGCCGGAGGATATTGGCACTA CTAGTTTTGGCCATATCTTCACTGACAATTGCTTTTCCTCGCAACGTTGTAATTTCAATTGGAAATCGCCACAACACTCGAGCAGGTTTGGTAGATTCCGGAACCAACATCAGCGGATTAACGATAAAAATTGCCCGATGGTGGACAGTATCGTCCGCTGGAACCAATTCTACCGAAATTTTGGATCCTATTGTCAGCGACAATACCATCACTATACAAATTGGTCACGTAAATTCAACGTCAAATTCGACCTCAGAACACAGCCGACGGAAGAGGGGAATTCTTTCAATCCCTACACCCACGATTCCAGCTGTATCTAAAGTATTTCAACCGCCGGCAATCCCTTCCATTCCGATACCAATAATCAACGGATCTCATGTCTCCATCAACGGAAACTCAATACCTCTACCGGACTCGATTTCCAACATACCAGGAAGCCAAGGATTTGAATTACCGTGGCAATTCCTGGAACGAGTAGTCACAAAACAACTGCTACCGATTGGAACACTGGATCCTCTGGTAAAATTGCTAGCAACCCAGTACAATGCACTAGCGAAACCAacgatcgacgctactctcaaCATTCTAGACGAAATAGAAACTTACGCGTCCAATGTGACTACTTCTGGTCTTAGTACAATTGACAGCGTCGTTTACGAAGGAACAAGAAGTGTTATACAAACGTATAACAGCTTGACCAACGGAGGAAAATCGTGCGTCGGGGTATTCCCAGAAGATGCTGGTTTGAGGGTATCTAAAAAAGCCACCGATTGTGTTAGAGATCGCTGGAACGAACTGGTCGCCATTGTGGATCAGTTTCGCAATCTGGTCGGCGAAACTAGTGACTCTTTCAGCGGATGGCTCAATAAGCTGGCAGCGTGTAATGCAAGTGCCTTCGCTAATGAATCTCCCCAGGACCAGGAAACCGCACAACGAAGGTGCTATGTTCAG GCCACTGCTGAGGTTtcaataaaaatgctgataggTTACCCGCTGCGCTGGTCTCAGCTGACGATCCGTATCGTAAGAGCTGTTAACGAATTCGAACCTCAGGTGGCGATTTGTGGTGCCGGTGTAGGTGTTGAGGTGGCATCCATTACCGCGGAGTACTCGGTTAAGTTAGGACTGTGCCAAATGATTCCTTAA